The following proteins come from a genomic window of Hydractinia symbiolongicarpus strain clone_291-10 chromosome 2, HSymV2.1, whole genome shotgun sequence:
- the LOC130630170 gene encoding uncharacterized protein LOC130630170, which produces MRRSERIADKVRIDYKSLHATGAINQISSQVQDTPVDGKIVVMASEDTSISKNSDPVIQLSIDESILADDIDDFVDENQSGYYGESIEDIDSNIKQMENLRTQYRRKHRELSANLKELYEGTYGKSYTLKIESMKSFVMMKRERRQRLRERQNLGDIESSERKMKFLVNEIIQLISYLQESFTSSLSTLDDKEIKKRKEDLPEQLSQMETLRKSFKEMIETAKGKDEGNLDDLNKRYNKLVDLKNCYIKTLDQEYQDRELSKVEKFNSSTLNIKLPIFKGYGSVCDIYTFQTDFEKLYLRSTPNAVLPDLLKNNFLEHPALTLVRNVTNINEIWRRLKDAYGDQKTLLSKKLAELNKTELKHKDPEKVVEGLSHIVNIMKDLIHLAKCHRIENELFYGDGLERIYKLIGDNRVTRWLAASCDDDSVGESKWHKLITFLEKEIKVYQQKALLQNTTLEPRKVPSKYGNRQSHYTGKNDQDLTDFNEVSNSCFICNQPDHVMTNGPGGTKIVQYFVCERFVNMSPAERFSVLRSKGLCFQCLFPGATMNRVKHKEGHCQRDFICKHPSHDKYPRKKHILVCEEHKDNEENQDVLDIYKTRCILRRYQVELPSYAKDIKLSHHVEATKSSSYKSTLINEKEDNKAIYMLQTIEIDNHQYSMFYDTGCGDFISRLNAVHKLGQRAVQECTGPITLGGVGGITTKTPHGIYSVRLPLANGGDAVMSGLCMEQVTATFPKYPLGGRVESDIKESYRQSGNDVRNLPSLLPFVGGETDFMLGVKYLRYFPEAVYQMPSGLTIYKSHFKNTDGSYGVIGGTHEVFTQIERYHHLSYCKSFLSNQHCLFKNGYQVNPDVSLLGYKNDLFDISVNDVNNFDFENNHHTFVSKNIKSFNQVEAAGSEINYRCIKCRTCSTCKNHDQNESLSIKEEIEQEVIDKSVHVDIKNCITIANLPFMRDPSINLSPNRHKALNVYFQQLKRLEKNQADKKSIIKSEAKLHSLGFVEYVKNLPANIQTSLAKNQMKNYISWRVAWKDNSTTTPCRIVYDASQPTSTGFSLNSILAKGRNNMNNLVEIFIRWRIHKIGFHTDIQKMYNAVKLREEDWCYQRYLWQQQLDPNKPPEEKVIKTIIYGVKSSGNQAERGLRETAKLFQEPYPEVYETVCKDIYVDDCMSGCPTMNQTLQRVDELELVLNRGGFTLKGVTISGKKPQENLSSDGLTLCVAGLLWYPKVDEISLDIKDLNFAKKHRGRKVKQITQIPEQLTRRNCASKVAEIFDISGMLTPITATMKMDLHELVKRFLDWDDIIPDSLRSIWISHFQMMDEIKNIRFQRAVVADDAESLDASTLDFGDASQSLVCVAIYIRFKRKSKGFSSQLIFAKSRLIPDGMSQPRAELFAAIVNTHCGEVVRRSLHKIHKKAIKFTDSQIVLYWLANENRALKQYVKNRVIEIQRFTSIDQWRYVRSEDMIADIGTRRCISISNVLTESVWCRGFEWMRGEESNFPMMDAKEIVLNNQNLQLIKRETPPKYEPEPQTTYLALDSTITKEISDRYQFSKYLIDPNRHRWKVVVRILAIVFRFIRNCRIKNLNKISSNQSSKIKNIVVLSDVEIKDAENYFHKKATMEIKQFLKSNQYEKISHEKDGILLYSGRILPTDEVTIVGQATKVMKDLSSTTFCVPVVDRHSPIAYSVVNDIHWHDKTVRHSGVETTWRYVLKQIYIIEGRSLVKKVKAACARCRYLEKRTLEVVMGPVSKHNLTIAPVFYITQLDLSGPFLSYSMHHRRTTVKIWLIVFCCTTTSTVNIKVMEDYSTSAFLQAFTRFACEVGYPKVLLPDEGSQLVKGCESMRLDFVHIKYQLHQNEAVEFKVCPVGAHSMHGKVERKIRQIKVSLEKNLHNSRLSIIQWETIASSIANSINNLPLALGNNKSNFEAMDLITPNRLRLGRNNERSPIGSMKVVNDYDKILRTNKKIFDTWYENWLISHVPKLMDHPKWFRSDVDVQKGDVVLFLKQESMLSSNYQFGMIKSVDYGRDDKIRRVLVKYRNNNVNVDRETHRSVRNLIVIHRIDELNLYEELYKAAQYCDSKFLNDSSYCSK; this is translated from the coding sequence ATGAGGCGTAGTGAAAGGATCGCCGATAAAGTTCGTATTGACTACAAATCATTACATGCTACTGGAGCTATAAATCAAATTTCTTCTCAAGTTCAAGATACTCCAGTAGATGGAAAAATTGTAGTAATGGCATCCGAAGACACTAGTATCAGCAAAAACTCAGACCCAGTTATTCAACTATCAATCGATGAATCAATACTAGCTGATGACATTGACGATTTTGTGGATGAAAACCAGTCAGGATATTATGGCGAATCAATTGAAGATATAGATTCGAATATCAAGCAAATGGAAAATTTACGCACCCAGTATAGGCGAAAACACAGGGAGCTATCAGCAAACTTAAAGGAACTTTACGAAGGAACGTATGGTAAATCATATACTCTCAAAATCGAAAGCATGAAGAGTTTCGTTATGATGAAGAGAGAGCGTCGACAGAGATTACGAGAAAGACAAAATCTTGGCGACATAGAATCatcagaaagaaaaatgaaattccTTGTCAATGAAATCATTCAGTTAATTTCGTATTTACAGGAATCTTTCACATCATCCCTGTCCACCTTGGATGATAAGgaaatcaaaaagagaaaagaggATTTGCCGGAGCAGTTAAGCCAGATGGAAACATTAAGAAAATCCTTTAAAGAAATGATCGAAACCGCGAAAGGGAAGGATGAAGGTAATTTAGATGATCTAAATAAAAGGTATAACAAACTTGTTGATCTCAAAAACTGTTACATCAAAACCCTTGATCAGGAATATCAGGATAGGGAACTTTCAAAAGTGGAGAAGTTTAACTCATCAACTTTGAATATAAAATTACCTATATTTAAAGGTTATGGCAGTGTTTGTGATATATATACATTTCAAACTGACTTCGAAAAATTGTACCTAAGATCCACACCTAATGCTGTTCTACCAGATCTTctgaagaataattttttagaacacCCAGCGTTGACACTGGTGAGAAATGTAACTAATATCAATGAGATCTGGAGAAGACTTAAAGATGCATATGGAGATCAGAAAACGCTATTATCAAAGAAATTGGCAGAGTTGAATAAAACTGAACTGAAGCACAAGGATCCAGAAAAGGTGGTTGAAGGACTTAGCCACATTGTCAACATCATGAAGGATCTGATACACTTAGCGAAGTGTCACAGAATTGAAAATGAGTTATTCTATGGTGATGGTCTGGAAAGGATCTATAAATTGATCGGTGATAACAGAGTGACAAGGTGGTTGGCTGCTAGTTGTGATGATGATTCAGTAGGAGAAAGTAAGTGGCATAAACTCATCACATTCTTggaaaaagaaatcaaagtttATCAACAGAAAGCCCTACTTCAAAATACCACACTAGAACCAAGAAAAGTTCCATCAAAATATGGTAACCGACAGTCGCATTATACTGGAAAGAATGATCAAGATCTCACCGATTTTAATGAGGTATCAAATTCTTGTTTTATCTGTAATCAACCTGATCATGTGATGACCAATGGTCCCGGAGGCACAAAAATTGTACAGTATTTTGTTTGTGAACGCTTTGTCAATATGTCACCAGCTGAACGATTTTCAGTGCTGAGATCTAAAGGCCTCTGTTTTCAGTGTCTTTTTCCAGGTGCAACAATGAATAGAGTCAAACACAAAGAAGGTCATTGTCAAAGGGACTTTATTTGTAAACATCCTTCGCATGATAAGTACCCAAGAAAGAAACATATTCTTGTGTGTGAAGAACACAAGGACAACGAAGAAAATCAAGACGTACTCGACATCTACAAAACCAGATGTATTTTGAGACGATATCAAGTTGAATTACCTTCTTATGCAAAGGATATCAAATTGTCACACCATGTTGAAGCAACCAAAAGCTCTAGCTATAAATCAACGTTAATCAACGAAAAGGAAGACAATAAAGCAATCTATATGCTACAAACAATCGAGATTGATAATCACCAATACTCGATGTTCTACGATACAGGATGTGGTGATTTTATAAGCAGACTCAATGCTGTTCATAAGCTTGGGCAACGTGCAGTTCAAGAGTGTACTGGACCGATAACCCTTGGTGGAGTCGGAGGTATCACGACAAAAACACCTCATGGAATATATAGTGTCAGACTGCCACTTGCTAATGGAGGAGATGCTGTGATGTCAGGATTATGCATGGAACAAGTAACAGCAACGTTCCCAAAATACCCACTTGGTGGAAGAGTAGAGTCTGATATTAAAGAATCATACCGTCAATCAGGAAATGATGTAAGAAACTTACCTTCTTTGTTACCATTCGTCGGTGGAGAAACAGACTTCATGCTGGGAGTGAAATACCTACGATACTTTCCTGAAGCAGTATACCAGATGCCATCCGGGTTAACAATTtataaatcacattttaaaaatactgaTGGTAGTTATGGTGTGATTGGAGGGACGCATGAAGTATTCACCCAAATTGAAAGGTATCACCATTTATCTTATTGCAAATCCTTTCTATCAAATCAACATTGTCTTTTTAAGAATGGGTATCAAGTAAACCCAGATGTTTCCCTGTTAGgatataaaaatgatttatttgacATTTCAGTAAATGACGTTAATAACTTTGACTTTGAGAATAATCACCACACGTTTGtatcaaaaaacatcaaatcttTTAATCAAGTGGAAGCTGCAGGGAGCGAAATAAATTACAGATGCATCAAATGTCGTACGTGTTCAACTTGCAAAAACCATGACCAAAATGAATCGTTGTCAATCAAGGAGGAAATAGAACAAGAGGTTATTGATAAATCTGTGCATGTTGATATCAAGAACTGCATTACGATCGCTAACCTTCCATTCATGCGAGACCCAAGTATCAATTTAAGTCCGAATCGACACAAAGCTCTGAACGTATACTTCCAACAACTGAAACGATTGGAGAAAAATCAAGCAGATAAAAAATCAATTATAAAATCAGAGGCCAAACTTCACTCACTTGGTTTTGTTGAATATGTTAAAAATCTACCAGCCAATATTCAAACATCACTTGCTAAAAATCaaatgaaaaactacatttcttggaGGGTGGCATGGAAAGATAATTCAACAACAACACCATGTCGCATTGTATACGATGCATCACAACCAACATCAACTGGATTCAGCCTTAACAGTATCCTTGCCAAAGGTCGAAATAACATGAACAATCTTGTCGAAATCTTCATTCGATGGAGAATACACAAAATTGGATTCCACAcagatatacaaaaaatgtataatgCTGTCAAACTTCGTGAAGAGGACTGGTGCTATCAACGATACTTGTGGCAACAGCAGTTAGATCCAAATAAACCGCCGGAGGAAAAAGTTATCAAGACAATCATCTATGGTGTAAAATCATCTGGAAATCAGGCAGAACGTGGTCTACGAGAAACTGCCAAATTATTTCAAGAACCATACCCGGAGGTTTATGAAACCGTCTGTAAAGACATATACGTTGATGACTGTATGTCAGGCTGTCCAACAATGAATCAAACGTTACAAAGAGTAGATGAACTGGAACTAGTTCTAAATCGTGGTGGATTCACACTCAAAGGTGTCACAATATCTGGGAAGAAGCCACAAGAAAATTTATCAAGTGATGGACTCACGCTGTGTGTGGCTGGTCTTCTTTGGTATCCAAAGGTAGATGAAATTTCCCTCGATATCAAAGATCTTAACTTTGCAAAGAAACATCGTGGTCGCAAAGTGAAGCAGATTACACAAATACCAGAGCAACTCACCAGACGGAATTGCGCATCGAAGgtggcagaaatctttgacatcTCAGGAATGTTAACTCCAATTACTGCCACGATGAAAATGGATCTGCACGAACTTGTGAAACGCTTCTTGGATTGGGATGACATAATTCCCGATTCCTTGAGATCAATTTGGATATCACACTTTCAAATGAtggatgaaataaaaaacatccgATTTCAACGAGCAGTTGTTGCAGATGATGCGGAAAGCCTTGACGCATCCACATTAGATTTTGGAGATGCCAGCCAATCACTGGTTTGTGTTGCCATCTACATTCGattcaaaagaaaaagtaaaggaTTTTCTTCTCAACTCATTTTTGCAAAATCTCGCTTAATTCCAGACGGTATGTCACAGCCTCGAGCAGAGTTATTCGCAGCTATTGTCAACACACATTGTGGTGAAGTGGTAAGAAGATCTCTTCATAAGATCCACAAGAAAGCCATCAAATTCACAGATAGCCAAATTGTCCTGTACTGGTTAGCGAATGAAAATCGAGCTCTAAAGCAATACGTAAAAAATCGAGTTATAGAAATTCAAAGATTCACATCTATTGATCAATGGAGATATGTCAGATCAGAAGATATGATTGCAGATATTGGTACCCGAAGATGTATTTCCATTAGCAATGTTCTAACTGAATCTGTTTGGTGTAGAGGTTTCGAGTGGATGAGAGGTgaagagtccaattttccaatGATGGATGCTAAGGAAATTGTTCTAAATAACCAAAATCTTCAATTGATTAAACGTGAAACTCCACCAAAATACGAACCAGAGCCACAAACCACATACCTAGCTCTTGATTCTACCATCACAAAAGAAATATCTGACAGATATCAATTTTCGAAATACCTTATCGATCCCAACAGACATCGCTGGAAAGTAGTGGTAAGAATCCTCGCCATTGTTTTTAGATTTATACGAAATTGtcgtataaaaaatttaaacaagattTCATCAAATcaatcatcaaaaatcaaaaatatcgtTGTGCTGTCAGATGTGGAGATAAAAGACGCAGAAAACTATTTCCACAAGAAGGCAACAATGGAAATTAAACAATTCCTGAAGTCAAATCAATATGAAAAAATCAGTCACGAAAAGGATGGAATTCTCCTTTACTCTGGAAGGATTCTTCCGACAGATGAAGTTACGATTGTTGGACAAGCAACAAAAGTTATGAAGGACCTGTCATCAACAACATTTTGTGTCCCAGTGGTCGACCGACATTCACCGATAGCATACAGTGTTGTAAACGATATTCACTGGCATGACAAAACTGTACGTCATTCAGGGGTCGAGACAACATGGAGATATGTATTAAAGCAGATTTACATCATTGAAGGAAGATCATTGGTAAAAAAGGTGAAAGCTGCTTGCGCAAGATGCAGGTACTTGGAGAAAAGGACATTGGAAGTGGTAATGGGACCTGTATCAAAACACAATCTAACTATTGCACCTGTGTTTTATATTACGCAGCTTGATCTTTCAGGTCCATTTCTTTCATACTCGATGCATCATCGACGAACCACTGTCAAAATATGGTTGATAGTTTTTTGCTGTACAACAACATCAACGGTTAATATCAAGGTGATGGAAGATTACAGCACTTCTGCATTTCTACAAGCCTTCACAAGATTTGCATGTGAAGTCGGTTATCCAAAAGTACTCCTTCCAGATGAAGGCAGTCAGTTAGTGAAAGGTTGCGAATCAATGCGATTGGATTTTGTCCACATTAaatatcaacttcatcaaaacGAGGCAGTCGAATTTAAAGTATGCCCTGTTGGTGCTCATAGCATGCATGGTAAAGTCGAACGTAAGATTCGTCAAATAAAAGTTTCACTtgagaagaatttacataatTCAAGATTGTCGATTATTCAATGGGAAACAATAGCATCGTCCATCGCCAACAGTATTAACAACCTACCTTTGGCTCTTggaaacaacaaatccaatttTGAAGCCATGGATCTGATAACCCCTAATCGTTTAAGATTAGGTCGAAATAACGAACGAAGTCCGATTGGAAGTATGAAAGTAGTTAACGATTACGATAAAATTCTGAGAACGAATAAGAAGATATTCGATACATGGTATGAGAATTGGTTAATTTCGCATGTTCCCAAATTAATGGATCATCCGAAATGGTTCAGATCGGATGTGGATGTTCAAAAAGGCGacgtagttttatttttaaaacaagaatcAATGTTAAGTTCGAATTATCAATTTGGTATGATCAAGTCGGTCGATTATGGTCGAGACGATAAAATTAGACGAGTTCTTGTTAAATATCGAAATAACAATGTAAACGTTGACCGCGAAACCCATCGCTCAGTTAGAAACTTGATTGTTATTCATCGAATTGACGAATTGAATTTGTACGAGGAACTATACAAAGCTGCACAGTATTGCGATTCCAAGTTTCTTAATGACTCAAGTTATTGTTCAAAATAA